In the Deinococcus arcticus genome, one interval contains:
- the rpsJ gene encoding 30S ribosomal protein S10, producing the protein MVAPKIRIKLRGFDHKALDQSASKIVDTVRRTGADVSGPVPLPTRIRRFCVLRSPFVNKDSREHFEIRTHNRLVDIMNPTKKTIDSLMTLDLPTGVDIEIKTVGGRA; encoded by the coding sequence ATGGTTGCCCCCAAGATCCGCATTAAACTGCGTGGCTTTGACCACAAGGCGCTGGACCAGTCCGCCAGCAAGATCGTGGACACCGTGCGCCGCACCGGCGCGGACGTGAGCGGCCCCGTGCCCCTCCCCACCCGCATCCGCCGCTTCTGCGTGCTGCGCAGCCCCTTTGTGAACAAAGACAGCCGCGAGCACTTCGAGATCCGCACCCACAACCGTCTGGTGGACATCATGAACCCCACCAAAAAGACGATTGACAGCCTCATGACCCTCGACCTGCCCACTGGTGTGGACATCGAGATCAAGACGGTGGGAGGCCGCGCATGA